One Hemibagrus wyckioides isolate EC202008001 linkage group LG09, SWU_Hwy_1.0, whole genome shotgun sequence DNA segment encodes these proteins:
- the fam167b gene encoding protein FAM167B, translated as MACGRTHTHTHTLTTQHSACSRAINIFCFRVETRRASVKREHSSSMESKEPEESSEEDLDSVKALTEKLKLQTRRPSYLEWQERVRSGSWNGYRGAREATVTAEREDRDGPRDICGFRSMDDALQWLRNELREMQLQDQRLARQLIRLRGELHRLKVERVCDGHREMLDDAALELEECGEECDLLCDVPLKAAFTLSTPLKHLGLTKMNLNARRFSLC; from the exons ATGGCTTGTgggcggacacacacacacacacacacactcacaacacaacacagcgcGTGCTCTCGCGCTATAAATATTTTCTGCTTTCGTGTTGAGACCAGACGCGCCTCCGTTAAGCGCGAGCATTCGAGCAGCATGGAGAGTAAGGAGCCGGAAGAGAGCTCGGAGGAGGACCTGGACAGCGTGAAGGCTCTCACCGAGAAGCTGAAGCTGCAGACGCGCAGACCCTCTTACCTGGAGTGGCAGGAGCGCGTGCGCAGCGGGTCGTGGAACGGCTACCGAGGCGCGCGTGAGGCGACCGTAACCGCAGAGCGCGAGGACCGCGATGGCCCGCGAGACATCTGCGGATTCCGGTCCATGGACGATGCGCTGCAGTGGCTGCGAAATGAACTG agggAAATGCAGCTGCAGGACCAGCGGTTGGCACGTCAGCTGATCCGTTTGCGTGGAGAGCTGCACCGTCTGAAggtggagcgagtgtgtgatgggCATCGGGAGATGCTGGACGATGCCGCGCTGGAGCTGGAGGAGTGCGGTGAGGAGTGTGACCTGCTGTGTGACGTGCCTCTCAAGGCCGCTTTCACCCTGTCCACACCGCTCAAACACCTGGGCCTCACCAAGATGAACCTCAACGCCCGCCGTTTCTCCCTCTGCTGA